CGTGACGACCAAATTCCAGGGAACTGATTCCTACATCACCACGCCCGACCTGCTGCTCGCGGTCAACGCGGCGATCACCCTCAAGCGCCCGCTGCTGGTGAAGGGTGAGCCCGGCACCGGCAAAACGCTGCTGGCGGAAGAGGTGGCCCGCGCGCTTGGCTGGCCACTCTTGCAATGGCACATCAAGAGCACCACCAAGGCGCAGCAGGGGCTCTACGAATACGATGCCGTGAGCCGCCTGCGTGATTCGCAGCTGGGTGAAGAGAAGGTGCGCGACATTGCCAACTACATCAAGCACGGCGTGCTGTGGGATGCCTTCAGCAGCGATGCGCCGACGGTGGTGCTGATCGACGAAATCGACAAGGCCGACATCGAGTTCCCGAACGATCTGCTGCGCGAGTTGGACCGCATGACCTTTGACGTCTACGAGACGCACCAGACCATCACCGCGAAGCACCGGCCGCTGTTCATCATCACCAGCAACAACGAGAAGGACCTGCCCGACGCCTTCCTGCGCCGCTGCTTCTTCCACTACATCAAGTTCCCGAGCAAGGACACGATGAAGCAGATCGTCGACGTGCACTATCCCGGCATCAAACAGGAACTGGTCAGCGCCGCGCTCGAAGCCTTCTTCGATCTGCGCGAACTGCCGGGTCTCAAGAAAAAGCCAAGCACCAGCGAACTCATCGACTGGATCAAACTCTTGCTCGCCGAAGACGTTGACCCCGCCGTGCTGCGCGAGAAAGATCAGCGCAAAGTGCTGGCACCGCTCTACGGCGCGGTGCTCAAGAATGAGCAGGATACGGAGCTGTTCCAGAAGCTACTTTTCATGGCGCGGCGGGGGTAGCGGCCTTTCACAGCTAACGAGGTAGTGACGCAAATATGAACTATCGTCAGGATGTGTTCGTCGAACAAGTGCCGCTAGTCGACAGTTTTGTAAAACACCTGATTCATCATCGCGCGCTGCGACCTTGGCTTGCCAACACAAAGTTGACGACGTCTTTCTGGAGCGACACCAGCGACGCACACTTGCACCAAGCAATAAGCAATTGGTGCAAAGTCTTCGGTAGCGATAGTTCGAACGAGACACATTGGAAGAGACTTTGTCCGGACGATGTTAGGACTCTTCAAGAGACTTTTCGAGAAGATTTGTTCGCATCAACGTCGATGACTGTTGCGAGGTGGGAGGCGTATCACGCGGAAATGCTGTCCTTCCGCAACGGATATGTGGCGCATCGAGATTTGGGCCATTCGCAACCAGTTCCCTTCCTCGATCAGGCGCTCGAAGTTGCTCTGCACTACGACATCTGGATTCGTAAAGTGATAGCACCTGACCAGCTTGAGGATCCGCCGCTCCGAGAACTTGTCGAGGATTTGCGCGAAAAGGTTGAGGCCGAGGTGCGAATGGTCATGCTTCCTTATGAAAAAGCAAACGAATAGCCCGTAGGGCGGAACGCTTGCGGTTCCGCCGGATGCGCTGGCATCCGACTTCGCGATGATTTGCCTTCAGCGACTGCACAAGGCGGAACCGCAAGCGTTCCGCCCTACGTTACTGCTGACGCGTTCAGCACCACTGTCGTTCGCACGGAATGCCGTCCCCGTCCCCGTCCATCTTCGTGCCTGGGCAATTCCGCAGAAAGAAGGTGGCCTCTTCGCAGG
This is a stretch of genomic DNA from Casimicrobium huifangae. It encodes these proteins:
- a CDS encoding AAA family ATPase codes for the protein MTTKFQGTDSYITTPDLLLAVNAAITLKRPLLVKGEPGTGKTLLAEEVARALGWPLLQWHIKSTTKAQQGLYEYDAVSRLRDSQLGEEKVRDIANYIKHGVLWDAFSSDAPTVVLIDEIDKADIEFPNDLLRELDRMTFDVYETHQTITAKHRPLFIITSNNEKDLPDAFLRRCFFHYIKFPSKDTMKQIVDVHYPGIKQELVSAALEAFFDLRELPGLKKKPSTSELIDWIKLLLAEDVDPAVLREKDQRKVLAPLYGAVLKNEQDTELFQKLLFMARRG